A genomic segment from Candidatus Poribacteria bacterium encodes:
- a CDS encoding phytanoyl-CoA dioxygenase family protein produces the protein MDWKLETTVSDEQVEFYKDNGYLTFGRIFTKEELDTLRDYVDDMIENLPEGRRPEQMDVPHFEHPFLFKYLTHSRVLKVIERFIGPDIVLWSSHFISKREHDGMAVPWHQDGVYWGKSLEPMHVITMWLAVDESTVENGCMRVIPGSHRLRDRRYEEVDRTNNLFGTEVVEADLDTSKVVNLELEVGECHFHDAWTIHNSSPNASQKRRCGYTMRYMPANVRYPGAEWRRKHYIYLLQGEDKTDGFNTYTPVPEF, from the coding sequence ATGGATTGGAAACTAGAAACGACCGTCTCCGATGAACAAGTCGAATTTTACAAAGACAACGGTTATCTCACATTCGGACGTATCTTCACAAAAGAAGAATTAGACACACTCCGAGATTATGTGGACGATATGATCGAAAATTTGCCGGAAGGAAGACGTCCGGAACAGATGGACGTACCGCATTTTGAACATCCATTTCTGTTCAAATACCTGACACACTCCCGTGTGCTGAAGGTCATCGAACGGTTTATCGGACCAGATATCGTCCTCTGGTCGAGCCACTTTATCAGCAAACGGGAACACGACGGTATGGCAGTCCCATGGCATCAAGACGGCGTTTATTGGGGCAAGTCCCTTGAACCGATGCACGTTATCACGATGTGGTTAGCCGTCGATGAATCGACAGTTGAAAATGGATGCATGCGCGTCATACCCGGCAGCCACAGATTACGGGACCGCCGCTATGAAGAGGTCGATCGCACAAATAATCTCTTCGGGACCGAAGTCGTGGAAGCCGATTTAGATACGTCGAAAGTGGTTAATCTGGAGTTAGAAGTTGGTGAGTGTCATTTTCACGACGCATGGACCATCCACAATTCCAGTCCCAACGCCTCACAAAAACGTCGGTGCGGTTACACCATGCGCTACATGCCAGCAAACGTCCGTTATCCCGGCGCAGAGTGGCGGCGCAAACACTATATCTACTTGCTACAAGGCGAAGACAAGACAGATGGGTTTAATACCTACACGCCTGTCCCCGAATTCTAA
- a CDS encoding LamG domain-containing protein has protein sequence MRDIYTKLGIRWSVISVLILMFTTHGFAAVDPATAIAVWLFDEKKGDLAKDLSENALDVELGNGVEWAEGEFGGGLEFENGSLVNAGTSPLLNVGTENYSIMAWFKYSKTSPNWHTVLIQKADFAMPRHGYLLGIRGDLDPNNKGKPLFWFGLAQGAGVHLFGISPINDGKWHHLAATADRKGAMKLYRDGKFEVEIDISAHQKQNEDNQKPLTLGGEVGVPSRTLADGIIDEVALFNVVLTEDQLTEIAEAGLARALGAEAVSPNNKLATAWGKIKTR, from the coding sequence ATGAGAGACATCTATACTAAATTAGGCATTCGCTGGAGTGTCATAAGTGTTCTGATACTAATGTTCACCACACACGGATTCGCCGCCGTCGATCCGGCAACTGCTATAGCAGTTTGGCTCTTTGATGAAAAGAAAGGCGACCTCGCCAAAGACTTGTCGGAAAACGCGCTTGATGTGGAGCTCGGAAACGGTGTAGAATGGGCTGAAGGTGAATTTGGTGGTGGGCTGGAATTCGAGAACGGCAGCTTAGTTAACGCTGGCACTTCACCACTCCTAAACGTCGGAACAGAGAACTACTCTATAATGGCATGGTTCAAGTATTCCAAAACCTCACCCAATTGGCACACGGTCCTTATCCAAAAAGCCGATTTCGCCATGCCGAGACACGGCTATCTCTTGGGAATCCGCGGAGACCTCGATCCGAATAATAAAGGGAAACCCTTGTTTTGGTTTGGATTAGCGCAAGGCGCAGGTGTTCACCTCTTCGGTATATCCCCTATCAACGACGGAAAGTGGCATCATCTTGCCGCAACTGCCGATCGGAAAGGCGCGATGAAATTGTATCGAGATGGAAAATTCGAGGTTGAAATAGACATCTCGGCACACCAAAAACAGAATGAGGATAACCAAAAACCTCTCACACTTGGTGGTGAAGTTGGTGTCCCTTCTCGAACCCTTGCAGATGGCATAATAGATGAAGTCGCACTGTTCAACGTCGTCTTGACAGAAGATCAACTCACGGAAATTGCCGAAGCAGGCCTCGCACGGGCATTAGGTGCGGAAGCTGTCTCGCCAAATAACAAATTAGCTACCGCCTGGGGAAAAATAAAGACGAGGTAA
- a CDS encoding glycerate kinase, producing the protein MKIVVAPDSFKGSVSALEAARAIEQGIRRVFPEAVIEKVPMADGGEGTVQSLVDATGGHIQTRRVLAPLGNEVEAKFGILADGKTAVIEMASASGLTLVNPQERDPLRTTTYGTGQLIHAALEAGCRRLIIGIGGSATNDGGVGMAEALGVCSLDADGKQIPRGGGSLGQLRSIDITGLHPAIAETETVVACDVNNPLTGPEGASHVYGPQKGATPEMIETLDECLGHFDKVLTETLGISFNNIPGAGAAGGLGAGLMAFLNAELKLGVDIMIDAVKLEKRMEGASLVFTGEGQLDFQTAFGKTPVGVAKVAKAHNIPVIAIAGGIAEGAEAVYEAGIDAMLGIVQEPMSLEVAVEDATRLIADTAEQAARLIAIGLGK; encoded by the coding sequence ATGAAAATTGTAGTTGCACCTGATTCATTTAAAGGGAGTGTCAGTGCTCTTGAAGCTGCGCGTGCGATTGAGCAAGGGATCCGTCGCGTATTTCCAGAGGCTGTTATTGAAAAAGTGCCGATGGCGGATGGCGGCGAAGGGACTGTGCAATCCCTCGTTGATGCAACGGGTGGTCACATTCAAACGCGTCGTGTGCTTGCGCCACTCGGAAACGAGGTCGAGGCGAAATTTGGTATCCTTGCAGATGGGAAGACGGCTGTTATTGAGATGGCATCCGCCTCCGGTCTCACGCTTGTTAATCCGCAGGAACGGGATCCGCTTCGCACGACTACTTATGGTACCGGGCAACTTATCCACGCTGCTTTAGAAGCGGGGTGCAGACGTTTGATTATCGGTATTGGTGGTAGCGCGACGAACGATGGTGGGGTCGGAATGGCGGAGGCACTTGGTGTCTGCTCGCTGGATGCAGATGGGAAACAGATTCCACGCGGCGGTGGGAGCCTCGGGCAATTGCGGTCAATAGATATAACGGGTTTACATCCGGCTATTGCTGAAACCGAGACGGTTGTTGCTTGCGATGTGAACAACCCATTGACGGGTCCAGAGGGTGCTTCACACGTCTATGGACCACAGAAAGGTGCCACCCCTGAAATGATTGAAACCTTAGATGAATGTCTCGGACATTTTGACAAGGTTTTAACCGAGACGCTTGGGATATCCTTTAATAACATCCCCGGTGCAGGTGCTGCTGGTGGGTTGGGTGCGGGGCTCATGGCGTTTCTCAACGCGGAATTGAAACTCGGCGTTGATATTATGATTGATGCCGTTAAACTCGAAAAACGCATGGAAGGTGCTTCTCTCGTTTTTACAGGTGAGGGGCAATTGGACTTTCAGACGGCGTTTGGTAAAACGCCTGTTGGGGTCGCAAAGGTAGCGAAAGCACACAATATCCCCGTCATTGCAATTGCTGGCGGCATTGCTGAGGGTGCTGAAGCCGTTTACGAAGCCGGTATTGATGCGATGTTGGGCATCGTCCAAGAACCGATGTCTCTTGAGGTTGCTGTTGAAGATGCGACACGGTTAATCGCTGACACGGCGGAGCAAGCGGCACGATTGATCGCTATCGGTCTTGGTAAATAG
- a CDS encoding sulfatase-like hydrolase/transferase, whose translation MSSRPNILFMIADDHRWDAIGGMGDPTVKTPTLDSLMARGTTFRQTHIMGSLVGAVCVPSRAAVLTSANLFRSGGNQINRDLAVWPEVMREAGYHTFFSGKWHNDRQTFTNSFDEGAKIFFGGMSDQYKVPVFDFDPTGKYPNDAKYIGEKFSTELFTDAAVQFIENYNQTDPFFLYLSFTSPHDPRTAPGEYATRYPPEDIPVPENFVPEHPFDNGEMRIRDEVLAPFPRTPEIVQQHIADYYGMITHMDAEMGRVLRTLEAKGHLNNTIVIYTADHGLAVGQHGLLGKQNLYNHSIRVPSIFAGPGVPEGVTVDALTYLYDVFPTVCDLTDVTCPNTTEGCNLVPLMRGDIEQVRATVFAAYKDIHRTISNGHWKLIRYYVSEETGTGTNCIQLFDLEQDPCETTNLADMPEHADRIRSLAADMKMWQIETDDFMKDIPVLLE comes from the coding sequence ATGTCTTCACGCCCCAATATTCTTTTCATGATTGCCGACGACCACCGATGGGACGCCATCGGCGGTATGGGCGACCCGACTGTGAAAACACCGACCCTCGATTCACTGATGGCACGTGGTACGACTTTCCGTCAAACACACATCATGGGTTCTCTCGTCGGTGCCGTCTGTGTTCCGAGCCGTGCCGCCGTTCTTACCAGCGCGAACCTGTTCCGTAGCGGGGGCAACCAAATTAATCGAGATTTAGCAGTCTGGCCAGAAGTGATGCGCGAGGCGGGGTATCACACATTCTTTTCCGGCAAGTGGCATAACGATCGACAGACGTTCACGAACAGCTTTGATGAGGGTGCAAAAATATTCTTCGGCGGCATGAGCGACCAATATAAAGTACCAGTCTTCGATTTCGATCCAACAGGAAAATATCCGAATGATGCCAAATACATCGGAGAAAAGTTTTCTACAGAACTCTTTACAGACGCCGCTGTGCAATTCATAGAAAACTACAACCAAACGGATCCATTCTTTCTTTATCTCTCCTTCACTTCACCACACGATCCGAGGACTGCACCCGGAGAATACGCGACGAGGTATCCACCAGAGGATATACCTGTCCCAGAAAACTTCGTCCCCGAACATCCATTCGATAACGGGGAAATGCGTATCCGAGATGAAGTGTTAGCACCCTTCCCGCGCACCCCCGAAATAGTCCAACAACACATCGCCGACTATTACGGGATGATTACACACATGGACGCTGAAATGGGACGCGTGCTAAGAACCCTCGAAGCCAAAGGACATCTCAACAACACAATCGTCATCTACACTGCCGACCACGGACTCGCCGTCGGGCAACACGGACTGTTAGGCAAACAAAATCTTTATAACCACAGCATCCGCGTTCCATCAATATTCGCTGGCCCCGGAGTTCCCGAGGGCGTAACTGTGGATGCTTTAACCTATCTGTACGACGTATTCCCTACTGTTTGCGATCTCACGGATGTCACATGTCCAAACACAACCGAAGGGTGTAACTTAGTGCCGTTGATGAGAGGTGATATAGAACAGGTAAGAGCCACAGTCTTCGCGGCGTATAAAGACATTCACCGCACCATCAGCAACGGACACTGGAAACTTATCCGTTACTATGTGTCTGAGGAAACGGGTACTGGCACGAATTGTATCCAACTTTTCGACCTGGAGCAAGACCCGTGCGAGACAACCAACCTTGCAGATATGCCCGAACACGCCGACCGTATCCGTTCACTCGCTGCTGATATGAAAATGTGGCAAATCGAAACGGACGACTTTATGAAGGACATACCGGTACTATTAGAGTAG
- the dgoD gene encoding galactonate dehydratase — protein sequence MKIATIEQFFPRRRTRLVKITTDTGIIGWGETTLEGKPKSTCAAVEELADYFIGKDPLRIEHHWQHVYRSAFFRGGNILMSALSGIDQALWDIAGKYHDVPTYQLLGGAVRDRIRVYAHWGIGSLTDEGKAAAKARLEFLQQKGGYTAFKTGPGGKWRGHEPPAVIDEFVERAYLMREWVGPDVELAFDFHGKMTPALAIEICHELKGMRPMFVEEPIPQENVDALKLISDHVPFPIATGERLLTRWGFREIFEKQVVAYLQPDTSHAGGITELKKIANMAEVYYMHIAPHCAIGPVAFSASLHVDAVVPNFLIQEQIDAGLGDGLFTEEWQVTDGHIELPTKPGLGFEINTQEAEQTLDTYTEELGGEYYYDTDGSVADW from the coding sequence ATGAAAATTGCTACAATTGAACAGTTCTTCCCACGTCGTCGGACGCGTCTGGTCAAGATTACGACAGATACCGGTATTATCGGTTGGGGTGAAACCACGCTTGAAGGTAAACCCAAAAGTACTTGTGCGGCTGTTGAGGAGCTCGCTGATTATTTTATCGGTAAAGATCCGCTACGGATTGAGCATCATTGGCAGCACGTCTATCGCTCGGCTTTCTTCCGAGGTGGAAACATCCTCATGTCTGCTTTGTCCGGTATTGATCAGGCATTGTGGGACATTGCTGGTAAATACCACGATGTCCCTACCTATCAATTGTTGGGTGGTGCTGTACGTGACCGTATCCGCGTTTATGCGCACTGGGGCATCGGGAGTTTAACAGACGAAGGCAAAGCCGCTGCGAAAGCGCGTCTCGAATTTTTACAACAAAAAGGTGGCTACACAGCGTTTAAGACAGGTCCCGGTGGCAAGTGGCGTGGACATGAACCTCCCGCGGTTATTGACGAATTTGTAGAACGTGCGTATCTCATGCGCGAGTGGGTGGGACCGGATGTCGAACTTGCGTTTGATTTTCACGGTAAGATGACCCCTGCGCTCGCTATTGAAATTTGTCATGAACTTAAAGGCATGCGTCCGATGTTCGTTGAGGAACCGATTCCGCAAGAGAATGTAGATGCGCTGAAACTGATTTCTGACCATGTGCCGTTTCCGATTGCGACGGGTGAACGCCTGCTGACGCGTTGGGGGTTCCGCGAGATTTTTGAGAAACAGGTGGTCGCTTACTTACAACCCGATACCTCTCACGCTGGTGGTATTACGGAACTCAAGAAAATTGCGAACATGGCGGAGGTTTACTATATGCACATTGCACCGCATTGCGCTATTGGACCGGTTGCTTTTTCTGCCTCCCTTCATGTTGATGCGGTTGTGCCGAATTTCCTAATTCAAGAGCAAATTGATGCCGGTTTGGGCGACGGTTTGTTTACTGAGGAGTGGCAGGTTACAGATGGTCACATCGAATTGCCGACAAAACCGGGACTTGGGTTTGAGATTAACACGCAAGAGGCTGAACAGACGCTTGACACCTATACGGAGGAGTTAGGCGGCGAATACTATTACGATACAGATGGCAGTGTCGCTGATTGGTAA